One window of the Capnocytophaga haemolytica genome contains the following:
- a CDS encoding acyl carrier protein, whose amino-acid sequence MSDIASRVKAIIVDKLGVDENEVTAEASFTNDLGADSLDTVELIMEFEKEFDIQIPDDQAENIATVGQAIKYIEDAKQ is encoded by the coding sequence ATGTCAGACATTGCATCAAGAGTTAAAGCCATTATCGTAGATAAGTTAGGCGTAGATGAAAATGAAGTAACAGCTGAAGCAAGCTTCACAAACGATTTAGGAGCTGATTCATTAGACACCGTTGAATTGATTATGGAGTTTGAAAAAGAGTTTGATATTCAAATCCCAGATGACCAAGCAGAGAATATTGCGACTGTGGGTCAGGCAATCAAATACATCGAAGACGCTAAGCAATAA